Below is a genomic region from bacterium.
TCCCCAAAGAGAAATCCCCTGTTTAAAATTGGCAAACCAATATCTTTTTTTTGTTTTACTTTTCCATTAACTAAATAAATTTCCGGCATTTTGGTCAATTCCCAATGTAAGAAATAAATTCTTCGTTTTTATAAGTGTTTCTTCATATTCTTTTTCAGGGATACTATCCCAGACAATTCCGCCACCAACAGGATAATAAATTTTATTCTCTTTATGCAAAATTGTTCTTATTAAAATGTTAAGGAGCATATTTTTATTAAATCCTATATATCCAAGCGAACCAGTATAAAAAGACCTTTTTTCTGGCTCAAGTTCTTCTATTATTTCCATTGCTCTTATTTTAGGTGCCCCTGTAATTGAACCACCGGGAAATATATTTTTTATTATATCAACAGGAGCTACTTCTTTTTTTAATATTCCTTCAATAGTAGAAGTTGTCTGGAAACATGTTTTGTATTTTTCTATTTCAACAAGTTTTTTTACTTTAATACTACCAAATTCACATATTTTTCCGATGTCATTTCTTTCAAGGTCAACAATCATAATAAGTTCGGCTCTGTCCTTTTCACTATCTAATAATTCCTTTTTATTTTCAGAGTCCTCTTTTCTGTTTTTCCCTCTTGATATAGTACCTTTCATTGGTTTTGTTATTATTTTTATTCCATATTTTTTTATAAAAAGTTCAGGAGAATTGGAAAGAATTTGAAAGTTATTAAAGTCAAAATATGCAGAATATCCAGAAGGATTTATTTTTCTAATTTTGAGATAAATTTCTGATGGATTAAATATCCCTTCTGCTTGAAATCTTTGGGAGAAATTAATCTGATAAACATCCCCCTGTTTAATATAGTTTTTTATTTTTTCAATTGAACTGACATATTCAGAAAATTTCATATTGGAAGAAAAATTTTTAATTTTAGCTTCTTTTTCATCATTTTGAAATTTAAGAGAATTTTTTATTTCTGATGAAATTAAAGAAATTTTCTTTTTGAATGTGCTTTCTTTCTCAAAAAAATTTATTCCAGTTAAGAT
It encodes:
- the pabB gene encoding aminodeoxychorismate synthase component I; its protein translation is MMNIFFEYLNYLPPELIFKSFHTKKFFFFLDSVSPSYGRYSIVGFEPFLIFKSKGDKITIEDTNSKKTYIGKPFDYLNELLEKYWVDTRFFFIPGAVGYLGYDAGLKFENLPDINPDILKIPDIFFCFYDTFLIFDIIKKKLILTGINFFEKESTFKKKISLISSEIKNSLKFQNDEKEAKIKNFSSNMKFSEYVSSIEKIKNYIKQGDVYQINFSQRFQAEGIFNPSEIYLKIRKINPSGYSAYFDFNNFQILSNSPELFIKKYGIKIITKPMKGTISRGKNRKEDSENKKELLDSEKDRAELIMIVDLERNDIGKICEFGSIKVKKLVEIEKYKTCFQTTSTIEGILKKEVAPVDIIKNIFPGGSITGAPKIRAMEIIEELEPEKRSFYTGSLGYIGFNKNMLLNILIRTILHKENKIYYPVGGGIVWDSIPEKEYEETLIKTKNLFLTLGIDQNAGNLFS